The nucleotide sequence TCAGCGAGCTGCCGCGGGTCAACCACCGTTGCGAGATCACCGCCGGCGGCGTGCTCGAAGACGAATGCCGCGAACTCATCCGCGCCTACTTCAAACTCAAACGCGCGGCTCCGGGCGCATCGTCCGAGGAAAACGGTTCCGGCGATTGACGAGAGGGTCGGGTTTCAGCACGTTGCAAGACTTCAGTATTCAACCCTCGAAGCTCACACAATTATGGCTTACTCACTACCCGCCCTCACCTACGCCGCCGACGCGCTCGAACCGCATTTCGATGCCCGCACGATGGAGATCCATCATGACAAGCATCACGCCGCTTACATCGCCAAGGCCAACGCCGCGCTCGAAGGTCACGCCGACCTCGCCGCCCTTTCCGTCGAAGAGCTGATTTCCGACCTCAGCAAGGTGCCCGACTCCATCCGCGGCCCGCTGCGCAACAACGCCGGTGGCCACGCCAACCACTCCTTCTTCTGGACCATCCTCGGCCCGGGTAAAGGTGGCGCGCCGACCGGCGACCTCGCCGCCGCCATCGACGCCGCCTTCGGTTCGTTCGACGCCTTCAAGGAAAAATTCTCCGCCGCCGGCGTGGGCCGCTTCGGCTCCGGCTGGGCCTGGCTCTACGTCAAGGCCGACAAGTCCATCGCCATCGGCTCCACCGCCAACCAAGACAGCCCGCTCATGGGCGAGGCGGTCGCTGGTATCGGCGGCCAGCCCGTCATCGGTCTGGACGTGTGGGAACACGCCTACTACCTGAACTATCAGAACAAGCGCCCCGATTACATCGCCGCGTTCTGGAACGTGGTCGACTGGGACGCCGCCGCCGCCAACTACGCCGCCGCGATCGCCTGATCCTTCGGCCACTCGTCGCCCAGCAAAAAGCCGTCCCCGACCAAGGGACGGCTTTTTTGCGCCTCAGAGTTTCGGACGACCCTACGGCAGCACGACTGAGGCTTGGGAAACCGATCCCAGCGACGACGCGCTCAGGCGCGTGGACCTGCCGGTCTCCGTATCGAGTAACCAAATACTGCGGGAATTCGCGGCCCGGGCGGTATAGAGCAGGTGACGGCCGTCCGCGAGCCAGACCGGCTCCACGGCATCTTCCGGGGCGCGCGAGACCTGCTTGGCCACGGCCCGGGTTTTGAGATCGAAGAGGCCGATCTGGAAGCCGCGGCCGATGCGCATCGTGAAAGCGATCTTGGTCGGATCGCCGGTGCTCCAATCCGGTTCGGCACAGTAGCGGCTGATATTCGTCGGCAGTCGGCTCATCCGCCCGCCGGTCACGGGCATGACGTAAAGTTGCGGTCCCCCGGCGGCATCCGAGGTGAACAATAATTGGCGACCGTCAGGCGAAAACACCGGGGAGGACTCGACGCCACTCGTTTTGGTGCGGCGCGTGACGCCGCGGCCGTTGGCGTTGGCCACATAGACCTCGGGGTTGCCTTCGCCGCTGAGCACCATCGCCACTTTGGAACCGTCGGCACTGAAGCGCGCGCCTTGGTTGGTGCCCTTGAAACTCACGAAGCTGTTACGCTGCATCGTGCCCAGATCGATCATGAAGATGTCGGCCGCGTTCGAACGGTGAAAACTCGTGTAGAGTATTTTCGAACCATCGGGCGACCAGCGCGGCGACATCGCCGACGCGCCGTCGGAGGTGAGTTGACGCACGCCGCCGAAGAACAAATCACCCGTGTAAACCTCCGTGCGACCGGTCCGCTCCGCAATGAAGGCGAGTTGCGAGGCGAAGAATCCTTTGCCTCCGCCCGTGGACTCCACCGCCACATCGGCTGCTTTCAACAACGCATGGCGCAGGGAGGAACCCGTGACGGTCCGGGACAGCGTCGGCGTGGAACCGCGCGTCACGTCGACTTGCACCCGGTTTCCCGCCACCGCCGTAAAGCGAATGTTGTAAACCGGGTCACTGGTGACACGTTGGTAGCGACCGTGGGCCTCGAAGGCGAAGTTGGCCAACTTGTCGAGTTCCTCCGGACTCGCGCTGACTCGGACCGGAACCGTGGAAACGGCCGTCCTTACATCGACCACGCCGATATCGGTCGCGCGTTGCGCCGCCAGCGGCAGGGAAATCAGAGAAAGCAGCAGAGAAAGAAAAAAGCGATGACGTGTCATGACAGGTTCGAGGCCGGGTTTCCGGCCATTCGTATTTACAGCGTGGGCCAACTAAACAACGTTAAACCCCTTTCGGTCCAACTTCGTTCCCAACCAATTTATCATTCGTGACTCCTGAAGCCATCAAGGAACAGCTCAAGCAGGTAAAATATCCCGGTTTCAGCCGGGATATCGTTTCATTCGGCATCGTGCGCTCCGCCGCCTTCGTCGATGGCACCGCCAAAGTGTCCCTGGCGCTGACCACCAACGACCCCAAGACCCCGCTGCAACTCAAGCGCGAGGTCGAGGCCTGCTTACAAGCTATGCCCGAAATCAAGGAGACGGTCATTGATATCGCGGTCTCCGCGCCTAAAGCGCCCGCGCCGACCGGCGGTGGCAATCTCGCGGGCAACGCCGCGAATTCCGCCCACGCCAAAATCAAGCACGCCGTCGCCATCGCGTCAGGTAAGGGGGGAGTCGGCAAGAGCACGTTCGCGGTGAACCTCGCCTGCGCGCTGGCCAAATCGCTCGCCGATGCCGGACGCCCCGGTCGCGTGGGCCTGATGGATTGCGATATCTACGGACCCAGCGTGCCCCTCATGATCGGGCTTTCCGGTCGCCCCAACATTGAAGGCGATCTGCTCATTCCCATGGAAGCGCACGGCGTTAAAGTCATGAGCATGGGCTTTCTCATCGACGACAACACGCCGGTCGTGTGGCGCGGTCCCATGATCATGAAAACCGTGCAGCAATTCGTCCAAAACGTGAAATGGGGCGAACTCGACGTGCTGCTGATCGACCTTCCGCCCGGCACGGGCGATGCGCAACTGTCGCTGGTCCAAACCATTCCGCTCGACGGTGCCGTGCTGGTCACCACCCCGCAACCCGCCGCTACCAACATCGCCCGCAAAGGCGGCCTGATGTTCCAGAAGGTCAATGTGCCCCTGATCGGCGTCGCGGAAAACATGAGCTATTTCGTCGATCCCGCCGGACAAAAACACGCCCTGTTCGGGGAAGGCGGAGGGGAACTCACCGCCGAAAGTCTCGGCACGAGCCTGCTGGGGCAGGTTCCCCTCATTCCCGAAATCCGCGAGGGCGGTGACGCCGGCAAACCCGTCGTTGTCACGCAGCCGGCAAGCGTCGCCGCCGAAGTCTTCACCCAAATCGGAGCAACCATCTTGGACCGTTTGGCCAAAAAACCAGGGACTCCCGCCCCGGACGCCTAATGTCGCCGAGGGTCCGAATGGGCGCGCCAATGACAGCTGCGCTTCGCTGACATTGACACCGGATATGGACGGACTAAGTTTGTTCGCGACTTACTCAAACTTGGTGTTCTCAACCCTGTCCCTCGGGACACGGAGGCGCTGACAAACTTTGACCTACACTCTTCTCCAAGATCCGGCCCGATCCGTGATCGAAGTTTCGCTTTCATCAGCCGGACTCCGATCTGCGGTGATACCCCACCGAGACCGACGCGTTTACCGCCTTCTTGGAGTGAGTCCGCTCCGGGATCGATGATCGTCACGACGCCGCACCGCCAACTCAAACTCGACTGAAGTGGTATCCATGTCGCACAGAACCAAGACTGCCGAATCTCCCGCCTCCCGGGAGTTCGTGAAGCAATCATCCCTCTATCAAGAGTTCCTGGCCGAACGCGAAGAGATCCTCCGACACAAGTGGATCGAGTCGGAGCGTCTGGGCTACGACATCGGCTTTGAAAAAGCTTTGCTCGATTGGATTCGCAAACACCGCGAAAGCTGGCGCACCGCTCGCCGACCCGACCGGACGCAAAAACAAAACGCGGCCAAATAAATCGTGGTCGGGACGGGCGCTGAACGTCGTCCCGTCCTCCTGCTCCGAAACCGTCGGGGCGTCGCCCCCGACCATAAAAAAACCGGAGTCGCGGTGGACTCCGGTGGAAATTGTGAGCGATCGGTCGGACCGATTACTTGATCTCTTTGTGAACCGTGTGGCGGCGCAGCGAAGGATTATACTTCTTCTTCTCGATCCGCTCGGTGACGGTTTTCTTGTTGCGCGTGGTGAGGTATTTGGAGGCGTATTTACCCTCTTTGCGGGCCTCGGTGCACTCGATGATGACTTGTTCTTGCATGGCTTGAAAGTGTTAGAACGGTCAGAACAACGGTTTCCTCCCCCCTTCCGCAAGCGCAAACTTACCCGGACTGGCATAGGCGGAGCTGTTCCATGCAGGAATGGATGCGATTGATCGAAGGCGGACGATCTGGTTTTGTCCGCGACTTTCCGATCAACCTTCGGTGATGACTTTCTTTTCCGTCAGCGGCAGCATGACACCGCGCCGGAACAGGGTGACCTGACCCGTGCTGGCCGAAACCACGACGGCGATGCACTGCGTCGCCAAACTAATGGCGGCGGCGGCGGCGTGACGACTGCCCAAACCACTGGGCAAAAGGTGTTCGCTGTCGGTGGCCTGGATGAGGCTGCCGGCCGATACGACCACGCCGTCACCTTGAATGACAAAGGCTCCGTCAATGGTCGAAAATTCCTTTACCGTCTCGTCCATGAACGGATTCAGGATGTTGCGATCCTCGTCCTTGTATCCGTAGAACGGGTTCAACACGAGGGGCTTGGTCAGTTTTTCCACCTGCGCGGACGCCCCGACGACGAACAGGCAGCCCACCGGCTTCCCTTCACGACCTTCCACACCCAGTTCCGTCGCCACGGCAATCACGCGCTCGAAGACTTCGGGTTTCACGTCGTCCGGCAGCAAATCGGCATTGCCGGTGAGCAACGTCTGGAATTCCCGTTCCACGTCGACGACACCCACGGTGTCAAACTGGTTGCTCCCCTGCACGCCACCGATGCAGCACAATCGATCGGTGAAGGAAATAATCCCCCGCGTCAGCGCCACGAGAATCGCGCTGCGCACCTGCGCGAGCCGTTGAGGCGAAAACGATCGCACCTGAATCACTTCGGCAAACGCGTCGAAAGCGCTCGTGCCATCCGCCCCGCTTTTGGTCACGAGAATGGATTTGATTTTGGGCGTCCACATGGAGGTATCGATGCCCCCGATGAAGACATCCCCCATCACCAGGATCGCGTCGCACTCCGCCCCCTTGGCCACCCGATCGGCCTCGCGAATCATGAGGCGATTCATGCGGTTTTGCTTTTGGGGCACCCGACGCACCTGCATGCCGCCCAAACCGGCGATCAGACGATCGTAGAGCATGTCGACCGAGTCCGACTCCACCAAACTTTGCACCAGTTCCGGTTCCTTCACCAACCGGGCAATGGCGGCCAATACTTGCAGGTAATCCCGCGATTTCTCATCGGCGAGCAACATGATGACGATGTGGGAGCGTTCACCGTCCGTGCCATCGTGATCGATTCCCGCCCGACTCCGTCCGAGGGCGAGAATGTAACGGCGCCCGAGTTTGGCCCGCACATGCGGCAGCGACACGCCGAGCCCCAGGTAGGTGGTCATGGTGGCTTCGCGAGCCAGCAAGCCGCGCAGCAGCGGCTCCGTCTTGAGGTCCTCGAAGCGTTGCGAGCATGCCGCCAACATTTCGCCCAAAGCCCCCTTCATGGTGGTGCTTTGCAGCTCTACGACACGGCTTCGGGCGATTAATTTTTCCAGCCGCATATCCCGTATCTTCGCCGTTCAGTTCCGACTCACTTCTCCCAGGCGAGAGCGCCTTTTTTGACTTCGTAAAAAAGTCCCAGCACGAGCACAAAGAGGAAGAACATCATCGGCGACAAAATCGCGATGTTGTTGGCCAGGAAATCACGGTAGACGAAGGTCCACGGAATGAGGAAAACGACCTCGATGTCGAAAAGCAGGAACAGCATCGCGGTGACGTAGAACTTTACTGAAAACCGCGTGTGCACGATGCCGTCACCCTTCACGCCACACTCGTAGGCGGTGTCTTTGATCGCATTCGGAGTGCGCACCCGTTGGGCCGCCAAATGATTCACGATCAGGATCGTGAGTCCCACCCCGAGGGCGAGGACCGCTTGAATCAACAATGGCAAATAGGCTGCGGAAGTCATGACGTTACAAATACAGGCGCGACGGTCCCGGGGCTGACAAGGGGAAACTCGTCCGAAACCGTCTATCCATCCACCGAAACGATTCTTTGAGGTAAATTTGACGAACTCCCCACATCCAGCACCTCCGCAAACTCCAACGTCCGGATCTCTTCGGACACGATGGGAAAGCCCGCCTTGCGTCGATGGAAGTTGATGCGATCGAGCATCAACGTGTCCAGCGCCACCGGATCCGCGCTCAACCACATGGTGTGATCCGATACGGTGTAGAGCGAGTTGAAGGCCGGTCCCCCGACAAATTGATACTGCTGCAGGCTGGCGATCGTGAATAACCAGGTCTGACGCAGTTCGGGGATGGCACTCATCTCCGCCACCGCCGCCGGCGCATTGGTCGGGCTCTTCATGAAGCGCGCCGTATTGGACGCGTTCCACAGCGTGGC is from Synoicihabitans lomoniglobus and encodes:
- a CDS encoding superoxide dismutase, with the translated sequence MAYSLPALTYAADALEPHFDARTMEIHHDKHHAAYIAKANAALEGHADLAALSVEELISDLSKVPDSIRGPLRNNAGGHANHSFFWTILGPGKGGAPTGDLAAAIDAAFGSFDAFKEKFSAAGVGRFGSGWAWLYVKADKSIAIGSTANQDSPLMGEAVAGIGGQPVIGLDVWEHAYYLNYQNKRPDYIAAFWNVVDWDAAAANYAAAIA
- a CDS encoding biopolymer transporter Tol, giving the protein MTRHRFFLSLLLSLISLPLAAQRATDIGVVDVRTAVSTVPVRVSASPEELDKLANFAFEAHGRYQRVTSDPVYNIRFTAVAGNRVQVDVTRGSTPTLSRTVTGSSLRHALLKAADVAVESTGGGKGFFASQLAFIAERTGRTEVYTGDLFFGGVRQLTSDGASAMSPRWSPDGSKILYTSFHRSNAADIFMIDLGTMQRNSFVSFKGTNQGARFSADGSKVAMVLSGEGNPEVYVANANGRGVTRRTKTSGVESSPVFSPDGRQLLFTSDAAGGPQLYVMPVTGGRMSRLPTNISRYCAEPDWSTGDPTKIAFTMRIGRGFQIGLFDLKTRAVAKQVSRAPEDAVEPVWLADGRHLLYTARAANSRSIWLLDTETGRSTRLSASSLGSVSQASVVLP
- a CDS encoding P-loop NTPase is translated as MTPEAIKEQLKQVKYPGFSRDIVSFGIVRSAAFVDGTAKVSLALTTNDPKTPLQLKREVEACLQAMPEIKETVIDIAVSAPKAPAPTGGGNLAGNAANSAHAKIKHAVAIASGKGGVGKSTFAVNLACALAKSLADAGRPGRVGLMDCDIYGPSVPLMIGLSGRPNIEGDLLIPMEAHGVKVMSMGFLIDDNTPVVWRGPMIMKTVQQFVQNVKWGELDVLLIDLPPGTGDAQLSLVQTIPLDGAVLVTTPQPAATNIARKGGLMFQKVNVPLIGVAENMSYFVDPAGQKHALFGEGGGELTAESLGTSLLGQVPLIPEIREGGDAGKPVVVTQPASVAAEVFTQIGATILDRLAKKPGTPAPDA
- a CDS encoding diadenylate cyclase; the protein is MKGALGEMLAACSQRFEDLKTEPLLRGLLAREATMTTYLGLGVSLPHVRAKLGRRYILALGRSRAGIDHDGTDGERSHIVIMLLADEKSRDYLQVLAAIARLVKEPELVQSLVESDSVDMLYDRLIAGLGGMQVRRVPQKQNRMNRLMIREADRVAKGAECDAILVMGDVFIGGIDTSMWTPKIKSILVTKSGADGTSAFDAFAEVIQVRSFSPQRLAQVRSAILVALTRGIISFTDRLCCIGGVQGSNQFDTVGVVDVEREFQTLLTGNADLLPDDVKPEVFERVIAVATELGVEGREGKPVGCLFVVGASAQVEKLTKPLVLNPFYGYKDEDRNILNPFMDETVKEFSTIDGAFVIQGDGVVVSAGSLIQATDSEHLLPSGLGSRHAAAAAISLATQCIAVVVSASTGQVTLFRRGVMLPLTEKKVITEG
- a CDS encoding NADH-quinone oxidoreductase subunit A, with the translated sequence MTSAAYLPLLIQAVLALGVGLTILIVNHLAAQRVRTPNAIKDTAYECGVKGDGIVHTRFSVKFYVTAMLFLLFDIEVVFLIPWTFVYRDFLANNIAILSPMMFFLFVLVLGLFYEVKKGALAWEK
- the rpmG gene encoding 50S ribosomal protein L33 — protein: MQEQVIIECTEARKEGKYASKYLTTRNKKTVTERIEKKKYNPSLRRHTVHKEIK